In Nitrospinota bacterium, one genomic interval encodes:
- a CDS encoding PAS domain-containing protein: MERGGLALFGRFIAIIIATEFGAELLIPPLFGMEPENIFKTFVDTALLSLIGSVLAYFFIYRPATENIRRTRRAESESQLAEERLMALINAMPDAVYFKDGDGRWLVVNDAGLKLFDLENNGYRGKRDSELAPPDNFHHPALRHCEETDKKAWEDEGPIRVEEKIPQPDGRLLHFDVIKTPLFHPDGTRKGLVILGRDITREKSLKNARDYFAAVTSHEMLTPLTKLRLVKTLVANPGSGPDAPARLGEVAKCVQEGYDEFSRIADTTSLLAALSAPSPPETFKAFLIHLHALRAINKTIEGIEHEKRAVRLAMDMDGLAHDARVHGNPAIVEAALREVLSNAVKYTPNGGTVTVKGFTKEKEAVIAIADQGTGIPAEKIQAAFEPFFSLENPLNHSTGQYKFRGGGLGIGLTIALMALRHHGGAITLESGGEGGGTVATLRFPLA, translated from the coding sequence ATGGAACGGGGCGGGCTGGCGCTTTTCGGGCGGTTCATCGCCATAATCATAGCGACCGAGTTTGGCGCCGAGCTGCTGATCCCCCCGTTGTTCGGCATGGAGCCGGAAAACATCTTCAAGACCTTTGTGGATACCGCCCTGCTGAGCCTTATCGGGAGCGTGCTTGCCTACTTTTTCATCTACCGCCCCGCCACCGAAAACATCCGGCGGACGCGCCGGGCCGAATCCGAAAGCCAACTGGCCGAGGAACGGCTGATGGCGCTTATCAACGCGATGCCGGACGCCGTTTACTTCAAGGACGGCGATGGGCGCTGGCTGGTGGTGAACGATGCGGGCCTGAAACTGTTCGATCTGGAAAATAACGGCTATCGCGGCAAGCGGGATTCCGAGCTGGCGCCGCCGGACAACTTCCACCATCCGGCGCTCCGCCACTGCGAAGAGACCGATAAAAAGGCGTGGGAGGACGAAGGCCCCATCCGCGTGGAAGAAAAAATCCCCCAGCCGGACGGACGGCTGCTCCATTTCGATGTCATCAAAACGCCGCTTTTCCACCCGGACGGCACGCGCAAGGGGCTGGTCATCCTGGGACGCGACATCACGCGGGAAAAATCGCTGAAAAACGCCCGCGACTATTTCGCCGCCGTCACGTCGCACGAGATGCTGACGCCGCTCACCAAGCTCCGCCTCGTCAAAACCCTTGTCGCCAACCCCGGAAGCGGTCCGGACGCCCCGGCGCGCCTGGGCGAGGTGGCGAAATGCGTCCAGGAGGGGTACGACGAATTTTCCCGGATCGCCGATACCACCAGCTTGTTGGCGGCCTTGAGCGCCCCGTCCCCGCCGGAAACGTTCAAGGCGTTCCTGATCCATCTGCACGCGCTGCGGGCGATCAACAAGACCATTGAAGGGATCGAACATGAAAAACGGGCGGTGCGGCTGGCGATGGACATGGACGGCCTCGCGCACGATGCGCGGGTGCATGGCAACCCCGCCATCGTGGAAGCGGCCCTGCGCGAGGTGCTTTCAAACGCCGTGAAATACACCCCCAACGGCGGCACGGTCACGGTGAAAGGTTTCACGAAAGAAAAAGAGGCGGTCATCGCCATCGCCGACCAGGGAACCGGCATACCGGCGGAAAAAATACAGGCGGCCTTCGAGCCGTTCTTCTCGCTTGAAAACCCGCTTAACCATTCCACCGGGCAGTACAAGTTTCGGGGGGGCGGCCTCGGTATCGGCCTCACAATCGCGCTGATGGCTTTGCGGCACCACGGCGGCGCCATTACCCTGGAAAGCGGCGGAGAGGGCGGCGGCACCGTGGCCACCCTGCGTTTCCCCCTCGCCTGA
- a CDS encoding leucyl aminopeptidase: MVKLQITDKPLERIRAGAAILFMFEGDAAPKAVDARLGGRIAALLKGKKFTAKKGSVRAIDTLGKLPADTILLAGLGKKDECTLETVRRAAASAARAAKTAGAETLALSLEGLAMEFPADDAAQAAAEGILLSQYTFTAYRKKDDNGGAGLKTAFFAPGKEGAKIKAGLGAAEITCRAVYLARDLGNHPGNVATPSFLANAAARACRKAGVKCRVYGRRELEKMKMGSFLAVAKGSAEEPKFIVMEHMKGPKNQKPVVLVGKGLTFDTGGISIKPSGSMEDMKFDMSGGGAVIATMAAVGHLKLKMNIAGLVPCTENMPGGRAVKPGDIARSASGITIEIINTDAEGRLILADALDYAKRYKPRAVVDLATLTGACMVALGSCASGLFGTDEKLVAALKAAGEKTGERCWELPLWEEYDDQIKSTVADVKNVGDRYGGAITAARFLKKFTDYPWAHLDIAGTAYTAKPAAPYQTGGSNGLGPRHLIEFLKNYRK; the protein is encoded by the coding sequence ATGGTAAAACTGCAAATCACGGACAAGCCGCTGGAGCGGATACGGGCGGGGGCCGCCATCCTGTTCATGTTCGAGGGGGATGCCGCGCCCAAAGCCGTCGACGCCCGTCTTGGGGGACGCATCGCCGCGCTGTTAAAGGGTAAAAAATTCACGGCGAAAAAAGGATCGGTGCGCGCCATCGATACGCTGGGCAAGCTGCCCGCCGACACCATTCTGCTGGCGGGATTGGGAAAAAAGGACGAATGCACACTGGAGACCGTCCGCCGCGCCGCCGCGTCCGCCGCGCGCGCCGCGAAAACGGCGGGGGCCGAAACGCTGGCGCTTTCGCTTGAGGGGCTGGCGATGGAGTTCCCGGCGGACGACGCGGCGCAGGCCGCCGCCGAGGGTATCCTGCTTTCGCAGTACACGTTCACCGCCTACCGCAAGAAAGACGATAACGGCGGCGCCGGGCTGAAAACCGCCTTCTTCGCGCCGGGAAAAGAGGGGGCCAAAATCAAGGCGGGGCTCGGCGCGGCGGAGATAACCTGCCGCGCGGTCTACCTCGCGCGCGATCTGGGGAACCACCCCGGCAACGTGGCCACCCCCTCGTTTTTGGCGAACGCCGCCGCGCGCGCGTGCCGCAAGGCCGGCGTGAAGTGCCGCGTGTACGGACGGCGCGAACTGGAAAAGATGAAGATGGGTTCGTTCCTCGCGGTGGCCAAAGGAAGCGCCGAGGAGCCGAAGTTCATCGTGATGGAGCACATGAAAGGCCCGAAGAACCAAAAGCCGGTGGTGCTGGTGGGGAAAGGGCTCACGTTCGACACCGGCGGCATCTCGATAAAACCATCGGGCAGCATGGAAGACATGAAATTCGACATGTCGGGCGGCGGCGCGGTTATCGCCACGATGGCGGCGGTGGGCCATCTCAAGCTCAAGATGAACATCGCCGGCCTCGTCCCCTGCACCGAGAACATGCCGGGCGGGCGCGCCGTGAAGCCGGGCGATATCGCCCGGAGCGCCAGCGGCATCACCATCGAGATCATCAACACCGACGCGGAGGGGCGGCTGATTTTGGCCGACGCGCTGGATTACGCGAAGCGGTACAAGCCGCGCGCGGTGGTGGACCTGGCCACCCTCACCGGGGCCTGCATGGTGGCGCTGGGAAGCTGCGCCAGCGGCCTCTTCGGCACCGACGAAAAACTGGTGGCCGCGCTGAAAGCCGCCGGGGAAAAAACCGGCGAGCGCTGCTGGGAACTGCCGCTGTGGGAGGAATACGACGACCAGATCAAGAGCACGGTCGCCGACGTGAAGAACGTGGGGGACCGCTACGGCGGCGCGATCACCGCCGCGCGCTTTTTGAAGAAGTTCACCGATTACCCGTGGGCGCACCTCGATATCGCCGGCACCGCCTATACGGCAAAACCGGCCGCGCCGTACCAAACCGGCGGCAGCAACGGCCTCGGCCCGCGCCACCTGATTGAATTTTTGAAGAACTACAGAAAATAA
- a CDS encoding cobalamin B12-binding domain-containing protein, with protein sequence MNKLLLTGVFKPFGVSDEYGEALCTMELLNNQVTREQGIHSPRSNNPSFGLYLIAENVQVPATVLDFPWWKDFTREVDSGEYTHIGISFIVPNVMKAKRMADYIREKSPNTKILLGGHGTSIPNLEEILTFDDACRGEGVAWMRRYFGEPVDRKIVHPVCPSAVRKFVYGGPIVRDAGIIVTGVGCQNSCRFCATAHKFEKRYTAFLFSGREVFDACEKTEKAMKVTDFALMDENFCKSPRRARQLLEEMERHGKAYTFATFSSAETIGKLGIDFLVRLGVKFLWIGVESKANVFDKTKGVDLHKLIADLQNHGITVLASAILFMEHHDKESIHEDIDWAISLESDLLQFMEFGPIPGTKLYKDYDAAGKLLKDVPWPKQHGQDEIWFHHPHFTPKETAVYTRNAFIKKFQTHGPGVISMAQTYLKGYLTVQRETAEREAKGLVWNAEVLRYVQGGKPGAVDEFMRKRLEAMRESALEFRPILAAAADHAPNGAAREKAKKLRAAFSETFGAPTVLDRVMSGAVRVLAVSEKIRAMAKGGDVMRQPKTVRMTYPDRTMQSHAADEQRWTHAPGMPLVEDTADVTAG encoded by the coding sequence ATGAACAAACTGCTTCTTACCGGGGTTTTCAAACCCTTTGGAGTCAGCGACGAATACGGCGAGGCCCTCTGCACGATGGAGCTTCTCAATAACCAGGTGACGCGCGAGCAGGGCATCCACTCCCCCCGTTCCAACAACCCCAGTTTCGGCCTCTACCTGATAGCCGAAAACGTGCAGGTGCCCGCCACCGTGCTCGATTTTCCCTGGTGGAAGGATTTTACGCGCGAAGTCGACAGCGGCGAATATACCCACATCGGCATATCGTTCATCGTTCCGAACGTGATGAAGGCGAAGCGGATGGCCGATTACATCCGCGAGAAATCCCCCAACACCAAGATACTGCTCGGCGGCCACGGCACTTCCATCCCGAACCTGGAAGAGATATTGACGTTCGACGACGCCTGCCGCGGCGAAGGGGTGGCATGGATGCGGCGCTATTTCGGCGAGCCGGTTGACCGGAAGATCGTCCATCCCGTCTGCCCGTCCGCGGTGCGGAAGTTCGTGTACGGCGGGCCCATCGTCCGCGACGCCGGCATCATCGTCACCGGCGTCGGCTGCCAAAACTCCTGCCGCTTCTGCGCCACCGCGCACAAATTCGAGAAACGCTACACCGCCTTTTTGTTCAGCGGCCGCGAGGTGTTCGACGCCTGCGAAAAAACCGAGAAAGCGATGAAGGTCACCGATTTCGCGCTGATGGACGAGAACTTCTGCAAAAGCCCGCGCCGCGCGCGCCAGCTCCTCGAGGAGATGGAGCGGCACGGCAAGGCCTACACCTTCGCCACTTTCTCGTCGGCCGAGACCATCGGCAAGCTGGGGATCGATTTTCTCGTCCGGCTGGGGGTGAAATTCCTCTGGATCGGCGTGGAATCGAAGGCCAACGTGTTCGACAAGACCAAGGGGGTCGATCTGCACAAGCTGATCGCCGACCTGCAAAACCACGGCATCACCGTGCTGGCCTCGGCCATCCTGTTCATGGAGCACCACGACAAGGAATCGATCCACGAGGACATCGACTGGGCCATCTCGCTGGAATCGGACCTCTTGCAGTTCATGGAGTTCGGCCCGATACCCGGCACGAAGCTCTACAAGGATTACGACGCGGCGGGAAAGCTGCTCAAGGACGTGCCGTGGCCGAAACAGCACGGGCAGGACGAGATATGGTTCCACCATCCGCATTTCACCCCGAAGGAGACCGCCGTCTACACCCGGAACGCCTTCATCAAGAAATTCCAGACGCACGGCCCCGGCGTGATAAGCATGGCGCAAACCTACCTCAAGGGGTATCTCACCGTTCAGCGCGAAACAGCCGAGCGCGAAGCGAAGGGCTTGGTCTGGAACGCCGAAGTGCTGCGCTACGTGCAGGGGGGCAAACCCGGCGCCGTGGACGAATTCATGCGGAAACGGCTGGAGGCCATGCGTGAATCGGCGCTGGAGTTCCGCCCGATCCTTGCCGCCGCCGCGGATCACGCGCCAAACGGGGCCGCGCGCGAAAAAGCCAAAAAGCTGCGCGCCGCGTTCAGCGAAACCTTCGGCGCGCCGACGGTTCTGGACCGCGTCATGTCCGGCGCGGTGCGGGTGCTCGCGGTGAGCGAAAAAATCCGCGCCATGGCGAAGGGGGGCGACGTTATGCGCCAGCCGAAGACCGTCCGGATGACTTATCCCGACCGCACCATGCAGAGCCATGCGGCCGACGAACAGCGCTGGACGCATGCGCCCGGCATGCCGCTGGTGGAAGATACCGCCGACGTCACCGCCGGCTGA
- a CDS encoding nuclear transport factor 2 family protein codes for MTLEIIPLSLTFGKNSQDRMAEAKNPGKEGALAAVETFYCAFNSRSPGLLKEVWLNDPLCQLNNPLGGMMRGIEPISALYEKIFNGPSRVWVEFYDIILYLTRDAAIFAGRERGEFVKGEAAVNLAIRTTRVFLYDSAAGRWAQAHHHGSIDDAALLDRYQKAVNP; via the coding sequence ATGACTTTGGAAATCATCCCCCTCAGTCTCACCTTTGGGAAAAATTCCCAAGACCGCATGGCGGAAGCGAAAAACCCCGGCAAAGAGGGGGCATTGGCCGCGGTGGAAACATTCTATTGCGCCTTCAACAGCCGCTCACCCGGATTGCTCAAAGAAGTATGGCTGAATGACCCGCTCTGTCAGCTTAATAATCCGCTCGGTGGAATGATGCGCGGGATAGAGCCGATCTCCGCCCTGTATGAAAAAATATTCAACGGCCCTTCGCGGGTCTGGGTGGAGTTTTACGATATCATCCTGTACCTCACCCGCGATGCCGCCATCTTCGCGGGGCGCGAACGGGGCGAGTTTGTAAAGGGGGAAGCCGCCGTTAACCTCGCCATCCGCACGACGCGCGTCTTTCTCTATGATTCAGCCGCCGGCCGCTGGGCGCAAGCGCACCACCACGGCAGCATTGACGACGCGGCTTTGCTGGACCGCTATCAAAAAGCCGTCAATCCATAA
- a CDS encoding ABC transporter ATP-binding protein: MPMDAVSAKGLRRSFGAFEAVKKLDFAIRPGECYGFLGPNGAGKSTTIRMIHGLLPRCGGELNVLGRDIDLDRPAIKAQIGVVSQENNLDRDLTVRQNLLTYARYFEIPPPEARRRAAELLAFVQLDAKADDRLATLSGGMQRRLAIARALINNPSLLILDEPTTGLDPQARHLIWRRLNMLKRQQITTILTTHYMEEAEQLCDRVAIMNGGEILLEGPPRELIAREIGEEVVEIHVEEGKMPAAIGAVREICGNYDVHGETLYLYSGECKKLAREVMKLEHRMIVHRRATLEDLFLKLAGRTLNE; the protein is encoded by the coding sequence ATGCCCATGGATGCGGTATCGGCAAAAGGGCTGCGGCGCTCGTTTGGGGCGTTCGAAGCGGTAAAAAAATTGGATTTCGCCATCCGCCCCGGCGAATGCTACGGGTTCCTCGGCCCCAACGGCGCGGGTAAAAGCACCACCATCCGGATGATTCACGGGCTGCTGCCGCGCTGCGGCGGCGAACTGAACGTGCTGGGGCGCGACATCGATCTCGACCGCCCCGCCATCAAGGCGCAAATCGGCGTCGTATCGCAGGAGAACAACCTCGACCGCGATCTCACCGTCCGCCAAAACCTGCTCACCTACGCCCGCTACTTCGAGATACCGCCGCCGGAAGCCCGCCGCCGCGCCGCCGAGCTGCTCGCCTTTGTGCAGCTCGACGCGAAGGCGGACGACCGCCTCGCCACCCTCTCCGGCGGGATGCAGCGGCGGCTCGCCATCGCCCGCGCGCTCATCAACAATCCAAGCCTGCTGATACTGGACGAGCCGACCACCGGGCTTGACCCGCAGGCGCGCCACCTCATCTGGCGGCGGCTGAACATGCTCAAGCGCCAGCAGATCACGACGATCCTCACCACCCACTACATGGAGGAGGCGGAACAGCTTTGCGACCGCGTGGCGATCATGAACGGCGGGGAGATTTTGCTGGAAGGGCCGCCGCGGGAGCTCATCGCGCGCGAAATCGGCGAAGAGGTGGTGGAGATACATGTGGAAGAAGGGAAGATGCCCGCCGCCATCGGCGCGGTGCGGGAGATATGCGGGAACTACGATGTGCATGGCGAAACGCTCTACCTCTACAGCGGCGAGTGCAAGAAGCTGGCGCGGGAGGTTATGAAGCTGGAGCACCGGATGATCGTGCATCGCCGCGCCACGCTGGAAGACCTTTTCCTGAAGCTCGCCGGGAGGACGCTCAATGAATAG